A region of Subdoligranulum variabile DNA encodes the following proteins:
- the rlmD gene encoding 23S rRNA (uracil(1939)-C(5))-methyltransferase RlmD, with the protein MAFTKNQILTLEIESLSSDGNGVAHSDGQAIFVPGTAPGDTVKVRIVKPMKTYAFGRLESLRASGPDRIIPDCPVAGPCGGCGLRHISYQAECRAKTCFVQDAFARLGKLDLPVHPVLGAPDINRYRNKVQLPVGTDENGHLTTGFFAGRSHRIIACPDCKLQPEWMNRLAARACELLEKAGATSYDEESHTGLVRHLFLRQGWHSGQRLLCFILNGRALPDEQRICEELQREFDLTTVLVNENTARTNVILGPHTHTVLGPGVIEDTLAGVSLRMGVHEFYQVNTPAAEVLYAQARTYAALQPEDFLLDLYCGMGTIGLSMLPDCRRLLGVEIVPQAVEGAKATAARLGLSPQRADFRCQDAGAAAAQLAAEGAHPDVIVVDPPRKGCDPATLQAIVQMAPRTLVMVSCNAATAARDTRWLTEHGYRAMEVQPVDLFPRTRHVECVVKLVQA; encoded by the coding sequence ATGGCATTTACCAAAAATCAGATCCTGACACTGGAGATTGAGTCGCTTTCCAGCGATGGAAACGGCGTGGCCCACAGCGACGGACAGGCCATATTTGTACCGGGCACCGCCCCCGGTGACACCGTCAAGGTTCGCATCGTGAAGCCGATGAAGACCTACGCATTCGGACGGCTGGAATCGCTGAGAGCGTCCGGTCCCGACCGTATTATCCCTGATTGCCCCGTAGCGGGCCCTTGCGGAGGGTGCGGTCTGCGGCATATTTCTTACCAAGCCGAATGCCGGGCCAAAACCTGTTTTGTGCAGGACGCCTTTGCCCGGCTGGGCAAATTGGATTTACCGGTACACCCGGTGTTGGGTGCCCCCGACATCAATCGGTACCGCAACAAGGTACAGCTGCCGGTAGGCACCGATGAGAACGGACACCTGACCACCGGCTTTTTTGCCGGGCGAAGCCACCGGATCATTGCCTGCCCCGACTGTAAACTGCAGCCGGAGTGGATGAACCGCCTGGCGGCACGCGCCTGTGAACTGCTGGAGAAAGCAGGCGCGACCTCTTATGACGAGGAAAGTCATACCGGCCTGGTACGCCATTTGTTCTTGCGCCAGGGGTGGCACAGCGGCCAGCGCCTTTTGTGTTTTATTCTCAACGGCCGCGCCCTTCCCGACGAGCAGCGTATATGCGAAGAACTGCAACGTGAATTTGACCTGACAACAGTCCTCGTCAATGAAAACACTGCCCGCACCAACGTGATCCTTGGCCCCCACACTCACACGGTTTTGGGGCCAGGCGTTATCGAGGATACCTTGGCCGGAGTTTCCCTGCGTATGGGGGTGCACGAATTTTATCAGGTGAACACCCCTGCAGCCGAAGTTCTGTATGCTCAAGCCCGTACCTATGCAGCTCTGCAGCCGGAGGATTTCCTGCTGGACCTGTACTGCGGCATGGGTACCATCGGGCTTTCCATGCTGCCGGACTGCCGCCGCTTGCTGGGTGTGGAGATTGTCCCCCAGGCGGTGGAAGGCGCCAAAGCCACCGCGGCCCGCCTTGGTCTGTCGCCACAAAGGGCAGATTTCCGCTGTCAGGATGCCGGCGCGGCGGCGGCCCAGCTTGCCGCTGAGGGCGCCCATCCCGATGTCATCGTCGTGGATCCGCCCCGCAAAGGCTGTGACCCGGCCACCTTGCAGGCGATTGTGCAGATGGCGCCCCGCACGCTAGTCATGGTAAGCTGCAATGCTGCCACCGCCGCCCGGGACACTCGCTGGCTGACAGAGCACGGCTATCGGGCGATGGAAGTGCAGCCTGTGGACCTCTTTCCCCGCACCCGCCATGTAGAATGTGTTGTGAAACTGGTACAAGCATAA
- a CDS encoding DUF5685 family protein, which translates to MFGYVTIYRKGLAKEDLDRYQAYYCGLCQALGRKYGLPGRLTLSYDMAFVAILLSALYEPATRFGTGRCAPHPIKPRPRADNAFQDYAADMTVALAYYNFLDDWQDDHRHASLRQAQKLEGYLPAIQGQWPRQYGVITEQLAALNLLEEAGSHDLDALCNAFGTLLGAVFACRDDVWAPTLEAMGRGLGGFIYLMDAYDDLEKDRRKGRFNALSHLADQLSPAEYEEQCHELLTQQMGLCAQQFSLLPILQDTPEGKLLYNTLYSGVWSKYALVRKHREGQHPHD; encoded by the coding sequence ATGTTTGGATATGTTACCATCTATCGAAAGGGATTGGCAAAAGAGGACCTTGACCGCTACCAGGCTTACTACTGTGGGCTCTGTCAGGCACTGGGCCGCAAGTATGGCTTGCCCGGACGGCTCACCCTGAGCTACGATATGGCCTTTGTGGCGATCCTGCTGAGCGCATTGTATGAACCCGCCACCCGTTTTGGGACCGGGCGCTGCGCGCCGCATCCTATCAAACCACGTCCGAGAGCCGACAATGCTTTTCAGGACTATGCCGCCGATATGACCGTCGCGCTCGCCTATTATAATTTTCTGGATGACTGGCAGGACGATCATCGGCATGCCAGTCTGCGGCAGGCCCAGAAGCTGGAAGGCTATCTGCCCGCCATTCAGGGACAGTGGCCCCGTCAATATGGCGTGATCACCGAACAGCTGGCGGCGCTGAATCTTCTGGAGGAAGCCGGTTCCCACGACCTTGACGCCTTGTGCAATGCATTCGGCACCTTGCTGGGTGCCGTTTTTGCCTGCCGTGACGACGTCTGGGCTCCCACCTTGGAGGCCATGGGCCGCGGATTGGGCGGTTTTATCTACCTGATGGACGCCTATGACGATCTGGAAAAAGATCGCCGGAAGGGGCGTTTCAACGCACTTTCGCATCTGGCGGATCAGCTATCCCCCGCCGAATACGAAGAGCAGTGCCATGAACTGCTGACGCAGCAGATGGGACTGTGTGCGCAGCAGTTCTCTCTGCTTCCCATTTTGCAGGATACTCCGGAGGGGAAACTATTGTACAACACTTTATATTCCGGCGTGTGGAGCAAATACGCGCTGGTCAGAAAGCACAGAGAGGGGCAGCATCCGCATGACTGA
- a CDS encoding J domain-containing protein produces the protein MTDPYSVLGIAPGADDETIKKAYRQKCKQYHPDLHPNDPSAEEKFKEVQAAYSEIMRRKQNGGQAGYQGYQQQRQSSGNPYGYSQGGYGNSYQDDPFGGFGFGPFGFGFYGTSGSRQTYTTGQESPELRAAANYIRNGFYTEAMNTLNGIATNERNAQWHYYCALANQGLGNNIRAREEARTAVSMEPNNYAYQNLLDQLQSPGQSYASYQQPYAQPSGNPGRFCLSFWMYLLVCNLCSWCCCGGRGGVFCC, from the coding sequence ATGACTGATCCATACAGCGTATTGGGCATCGCCCCCGGTGCCGACGACGAGACCATCAAGAAAGCCTACCGCCAGAAATGCAAGCAGTATCACCCGGACTTACACCCCAACGATCCCTCCGCCGAGGAAAAGTTCAAGGAAGTGCAGGCCGCATACAGCGAAATCATGCGCCGCAAACAAAACGGTGGTCAGGCGGGCTATCAGGGTTACCAGCAGCAGCGTCAGAGTTCCGGCAATCCTTACGGCTACAGTCAGGGCGGCTATGGCAATTCTTATCAGGACGATCCTTTCGGCGGATTCGGCTTCGGGCCTTTCGGGTTCGGATTTTATGGCACATCCGGCAGCCGGCAGACCTATACCACCGGCCAGGAAAGCCCCGAACTTCGCGCCGCAGCCAATTATATCCGCAACGGTTTTTACACTGAAGCGATGAACACCCTGAACGGCATTGCAACCAACGAGCGCAATGCACAATGGCATTACTACTGTGCACTGGCCAACCAGGGGCTGGGCAACAATATCCGTGCGCGGGAGGAAGCCCGCACGGCTGTATCCATGGAACCCAACAACTACGCCTACCAGAATCTGCTGGACCAGCTGCAAAGCCCCGGGCAATCCTATGCCAGCTACCAGCAGCCCTATGCACAGCCCAGCGGAAATCCCGGACGTTTTTGCCTTTCGTTCTGGATGTATCTGCTGGTCTGCAATCTGTGCAGCTGGTGTTGTTGCGGCGGACGCGGCGGTGTATTCTGCTGCTGA
- a CDS encoding helix-turn-helix domain-containing protein — translation MSVFRVPKRSNFTVMSNVHPREASLSLKAKGLLSYMLSNPDNWDYSLRGLARFSTDGVDSMRSGLNELMRHGYLVRVKVRDAKGRIVDCDYQIFEVPQKEISQELETP, via the coding sequence ATGTCTGTTTTTCGTGTGCCTAAGCGCAGCAACTTTACTGTTATGAGCAACGTCCATCCGCGGGAGGCCAGTTTGTCTCTGAAAGCAAAAGGACTGCTGTCCTATATGCTTTCCAATCCGGACAACTGGGATTATAGCTTGCGCGGTCTGGCCCGTTTCAGCACTGACGGTGTCGACAGTATGCGTAGCGGCCTGAATGAATTGATGCGGCACGGGTATCTGGTCCGTGTAAAGGTTCGAGATGCCAAAGGACGAATCGTCGACTGTGATTACCAAATCTTTGAGGTGCCACAGAAAGAGATTTCCCAAGAATTGGAAACCCCATGA
- a CDS encoding MFS transporter → MTQIGLAEAVFHLTSLLFEVPSGVIADVFGRKRCMIASQCMSAMASVAMMLSGSIGGVCIAMALSALGYNFASGAREALAYESLKQCGQQSAYERFAVNDTTIWRIGTALSTLCTGAALWIGPRAAYGVD, encoded by the coding sequence TTGACCCAGATCGGATTGGCAGAGGCGGTCTTTCACCTCACAAGTCTTTTATTTGAAGTTCCATCCGGCGTGATTGCCGACGTATTCGGACGCAAACGCTGTATGATCGCCAGCCAATGTATGTCCGCAATGGCCTCCGTTGCCATGATGCTTTCCGGCTCTATAGGGGGTGTCTGTATAGCGATGGCACTCAGTGCGTTGGGGTATAATTTTGCTTCCGGAGCACGAGAAGCACTTGCCTATGAGAGCCTGAAACAATGCGGTCAACAGAGCGCCTATGAACGGTTTGCCGTCAATGACACAACTATATGGAGAATCGGGACGGCATTGTCCACGCTGTGCACTGGAGCCGCACTGTGGATCGGCCCGCGTGCCGCCTACGGCGTGGATTAG
- a CDS encoding helix-turn-helix domain-containing protein translates to MTTGEKIRFIRTFRGMTQKALGEALELKGDCQARIAQYEMGFRTPKRDVLEKMAQVLDVCIYALDTEPEGFFTQLIELLFWADTEDPHLMSLSTAHPDGEPYNSIQAFKIEYSDNDNWLLHDPTMLWFQNTFMDDYLKEWEVRKRELREKTITLEEYTEWKLQWPYSCNGCGKYKTQKQWRVLRKDTSNKENR, encoded by the coding sequence GTGACAACCGGTGAAAAAATCCGCTTTATCCGCACGTTTCGTGGTATGACCCAAAAAGCGTTGGGCGAAGCCCTGGAGCTGAAGGGCGATTGTCAGGCACGGATTGCTCAGTATGAAATGGGCTTTCGAACGCCAAAAAGAGATGTGCTTGAAAAAATGGCACAGGTGTTGGATGTGTGTATCTACGCGCTAGATACCGAACCAGAAGGCTTCTTTACGCAGCTTATAGAATTACTTTTTTGGGCTGATACAGAGGACCCTCATCTTATGTCACTCTCTACAGCACATCCCGATGGCGAGCCATATAACTCCATTCAGGCGTTCAAAATTGAATACAGTGATAACGATAACTGGCTGTTGCATGATCCCACTATGTTATGGTTTCAAAACACATTCATGGATGATTACCTGAAGGAATGGGAAGTACGCAAAAGAGAATTGCGAGAGAAAACGATCACCCTGGAAGAATATACCGAGTGGAAACTCCAGTGGCCATATTCCTGTAATGGTTGCGGGAAATATAAAACTCAGAAGCAATGGCGAGTTTTGCGGAAAGACACTTCGAATAAAGAGAATAGATAA
- a CDS encoding helix-turn-helix domain-containing protein — translation MKAKMTFAELRCCMIRKNINQSELAEVAGIADATMTDRMAGRSYFRVDEITRIAKLLDIPESEYYRFFFASENYPSAQRGHSA, via the coding sequence ATGAAAGCAAAAATGACTTTTGCAGAATTGCGCTGTTGCATGATCCGCAAAAATATCAATCAAAGTGAATTGGCAGAGGTGGCCGGAATTGCTGACGCAACCATGACTGACCGAATGGCAGGACGCAGCTATTTTCGGGTAGACGAAATTACCCGGATTGCTAAGCTGCTGGATATTCCGGAAAGCGAATATTATCGCTTTTTCTTTGCTTCTGAAAATTATCCCTCCGCGCAACGCGGGCATAGCGCATAA
- a CDS encoding site-specific integrase has product MGSATGREGPFIVSRQVYKKDAERKADSWKKGVLHENSDPSVAELWECFLRYLVEEKQVGTSTVDQARKFGRNYILPVCGNLRISRLNEGHLQRVLNLSAQKGCLRQDTHRPSKGPLSLKTLRGLRNIEQQFVKWCRINGYTDLVLEGLEVRTSAQKVEKEILQPNELRTLFHVDTRLVRGKRVFDEQIYSYRFAVVTGLRPGELMGLRIGDIQGDKLHVQQAINRYGETTSGKNQNARRTFGLNSFTRRIVEQQLELLHASGMPTAPDSPLFPAMNQ; this is encoded by the coding sequence ATGGGCAGCGCGACGGGGAGAGAAGGACCTTTTATAGTTTCACGCCAGGTCTACAAAAAGGATGCTGAACGTAAGGCTGATAGTTGGAAAAAGGGAGTTCTTCACGAAAATAGCGATCCATCTGTCGCAGAACTGTGGGAGTGCTTTCTCCGCTATCTGGTGGAAGAAAAGCAGGTGGGAACCAGCACTGTTGATCAGGCGCGGAAGTTTGGCCGCAATTACATACTACCTGTCTGCGGAAACTTACGAATCTCTCGCTTGAATGAGGGTCACCTGCAAAGAGTGCTCAATCTTTCCGCGCAGAAAGGTTGCCTGCGACAAGATACGCATCGTCCTTCGAAAGGGCCGCTCAGCCTGAAAACCCTGCGCGGATTGCGCAACATAGAACAGCAATTTGTAAAATGGTGCCGTATCAATGGTTATACCGATCTGGTACTGGAAGGCTTGGAGGTGCGCACCAGCGCACAGAAGGTTGAAAAAGAAATCTTACAACCCAATGAGCTGCGGACGCTGTTTCATGTGGATACCCGGTTGGTGCGCGGTAAACGTGTGTTCGACGAGCAGATTTACTCCTATCGTTTTGCGGTAGTCACAGGGCTGCGTCCAGGCGAATTGATGGGGTTGCGCATTGGGGATATCCAAGGAGACAAACTTCATGTTCAGCAGGCAATCAACAGGTATGGAGAAACAACCAGCGGGAAAAATCAGAACGCCAGGCGAACCTTTGGGTTGAATTCGTTTACCCGCCGGATTGTTGAGCAACAACTGGAGCTACTTCACGCCAGCGGGATGCCTACAGCCCCGGACAGCCCTTTGTTTCCTGCTATGAATCAATAG